A segment of the Mercurialis annua linkage group LG4, ddMerAnnu1.2, whole genome shotgun sequence genome:
TTAAGACTAATTTAACATCTAACGACTGACAACTAGCTACTAATTTCAAACAACTGATGTAACTAGATTCTATCTATCGACAATTTTCTTTTTAGAACATTTGAAAGGTTAATTGACTTAAAATTATGGAATATTGTTCCTAATGATTAAAATTGCCAAATATGAGTTAATTGATCTTCAGGCACAAATTTAGGGGGTACATTGTAACTAAAACGGGTCCAAGCCAAAAAAAACCATCGGTCGAAGAGATGGTAAATAAAAGTAAACAGCTCTTCTCTTCCCTTGGCGTTTTGGGTGCCAAAATCAATTCCTTAAATCTAGGGTTAGCTAGTCTCGAATATACATACCTTCCTCTCCACCCTCTCTTTTATTACATTGTTTTTCCCAATTCAACTCTAATCTAATCCATCGAGGTCTTTCTCTTCTTCGATCTTGGACTTTTTATCATGTCttactttggatttgttgtgaAATTAGCTTAATTGTTGATCAATTGTTGTAAATGTAGAGTTGTGAAATGACGATGATAGCTGATTCAGGAGACTGTTCGATGATTGAGAAGGGGGGAGGAGAATCTCCGTCTACGCCTCAACAAGAGAAACAGATAGTGGATGAGTTGATGCATGAATCTGAGCGCTGTTTGAAAGATGGCAATCTATACTATGTCATTTCCTACAGGTACATACATttactttctattttttattccATTCTGATTCTCCTATCGTACTcatctcttttatttttatgtgcACGCAATCTTGGTCAGCTGTTAAAATGAATATCTATCATTACTCTTTAACTCCTTCCCACTCAACTTCTTGACTCATTGGAAATTACCCCCGTTAACTCATTTCATTTTGGTCCCATGTAGATGTAATTTCCGCTACTTGATTTATATAAATCTTTAGAGAAATGTTGTCAAATTCTTGCCTGAATTTAAGCCAACAGCgcttctataattttttttattttctctggCTTTCTTTTTTTACTATTCTAATTTTTCTTAGTGTAATTTAGGTACAATCTTGATAACACCTAAAGTTGATAACGGATGGACTGACATTGATGTGTGCTTGCTTCTTTTTTGGCTAAAGAGAGAATTGTTGTTTTATTCTGAGTTGATGAACTTGTTCAGGTGGTTTGCAACATGGGAGAGGTATGTTAGCCAGGACAACGATAGCAACATGGTTGATGGGGAGCCATCTAATTCCCAATATTTTGATGTTGTTCCCTTGAGTACAGCGGATAGACCTGGTCCAATTGATAATTCTGATATAGTCCAAAATGGAAGCAACAGTGAGGCCGATGATCTAGAGCTCTCTAAAACATTGTTGGAGCGGAGGGACTATGTTTTAGTTCCTCAACAAGTTTGGGATAAGCTTCTGCAATGGTAACTAATGATTCTCTCATTTCTATTCCCTTGCCTGTCATAATACTGAGTACCTACTTGCAGGGTAATTTTTTAGAGATTGTTATATATTTTGGCAGTTTTTATTTTGCCTCATCCGACCTGAAAGTCCTTAGTGATCTATTTAAATCAATTTATGCTTTCATTAGTGCCATGAGAATATTAATGTAGATTTTTGTAGATTTAATGCATTCATGGTCTACCATTCAAAACTGATGCCAACCCTTAGGGTTTGAAGCTTTTGTTACTGTTAATTATATCTCTGATATCCTCTAGTCTCTGTAGACCTTCATGTTGTTGCCAACCCTCCAATCCTCGCTTCTCAAATAAAGAAGTCGAATCTCATTGGCTGCCCAGTGTGCCATTTAGTTGgacaaaaaagaaaattgtttTGACATTAATTTGTCTCTCATGAATTTTATCAACTGTATTTTGGATTCTGAATTAACGAGGCATGAAAACTTATAATTCGATATCAGCCCTCTTTATGTTCCTTCTTCACAGTAAGAGTTCATGAAGCTTAGACCTAATGGCTTGCTTTTGGTATATCTTTAGCCATTCTTTGACTTAGTTTTCACTTATATTTCTAGATTCTGTTTATACTGTGACTTTTAGGTACAAGGGGGGACCAGCACTGCCAAGAAAGATGATTTCAGAAGGTGGTTCTAACAAGAAGCAATTCCGTGTGGAGGTTTATCCGCTTCAACTCAAAGTAATTGATTCCCAGGATCACATGGAGTTCACTATAAGATTAAGCAAAAAGGTACTAGCATTTTCAACTTCTTGTTCCACCCCTTGTGCTGTTTTCTTTTTCACTTGTTAGCCATCCACCTTAAGTTGATCCTTCAGTTTTGACTTGCTCTGAATCATTGTTGTTAGACTTGCACGAGTTAATTCGAGTAATTAGAATACAAGTCAAGTCTATGGTATGTATCGAAATTGTGCAAGAACCTGTCCCATATCGATAGAATCGGTCATGAATCGGACTGAAACAGTCGATTCATGCGATTCTTTTAAAACTGGAAAACAATTTCAAAGATGAAAATCTGTTATTACCAAACCTTCGTTCTCAAGAGAAATCCGAGAAAAAGAATGAAAAGAAGATGAATGATTTGAGATTTCTTGCGGTCTAATGGAGATGAGATGGAGAAGAAAAATAGACGAAGAAGAATCTGAAGAGTTAGAGTTAGGGAGGGAAATGGAGAGGTGCTTGAAAGagaatgatttaaaaaaaacttaaggaATGTGGGTGGGTGTGGGAATTTTAACTATTTTGCGTGACATGTGGTATTCATGtatacaattaaaaatttaattatcagTTTTATTAAAACTTGAAGTATTCTATGTGTGATAAtaatttgtaaatattaaattgttaaactaaaaccaataattttaaaaataaaaacaactgaattttatataaaatacttttaataattttatattttctatttagtatttaatatatattataattaaaaaatttataacatgATAGTAATAATTTAAGCTGAATCATATGATTCAATTCTGGATTCACGATTTAcaacatttaaatttgattcACGATTCGGATCTCGATTTAACAACTGTACTCTGAATAACACGTTTCTCTTTTAATTCTTTAGATATTAGTCTCTTTTACTGACtcagattcagatttatgtCTTTCTAAATTGGTGCAGTACCTGTAATATATCATGTGATTGTGTCTTTGTTTTTAGACAATTTTTTTCTTCCTAGATCTGTGATAATTTTTTGCAACTTGTTCTGTTTTAGGCTTCTCTGCATCAGCTTTATGAGAAGGTGTGTGCTATTAGAGGAACAGAGCgagaaaaggtttggcttatatttctgaaaaattatatacttttatataGCATTTGGACTACCTTATTGGTAGGAGTGTGCAAGAACCGACCAAAAACCGATTtttcgaaccaaaccaaaccaaaatagtgttatgtttttatttttcggttttgatttttatataacTGAACCGAAAACAGAActtcaattttatataaaatttattacttaCATCATCATATTCTAAACTGTCATGATGGGAAATCTTCACCTTAGAAAGTCTAAAGGCCTAGGTTCGAATTCTAGCAaccccatttttgcaatttgttatcttctttctttttaaaggcttgaaaaaaaaaacaacttcgTGAAGACTATGTTTCGATCCCATGCCCTAAGATAAAGAGGTCGTGCGTGTTTCCACAGAACCAAGGACAAGTCCTTGTCATTTTCTACAAACCAAactgatttttttcatttcggttcggtttggggTTTTATGGAGAccgatgcacacccctactTATTAGCTTCATTTTTCTTAGGAGGCTCTAATTATTTTGTCTCTTCCATTTTGTCCTAATGCAGATCATTATCTGGGATTACTTTAATAAGCAAAAGCATTCATCATTGGTTGAATCAAACTCTACCTTGGAGGAGTCAAATTTGCAGATGGACCAAGAGGTTTGTGGGCTACATATGCATATATATGCTGGAAAAGTAGTTTCAAGTTTTCACATCCAACTACTTGATGGATGGATGAATGTGCCTGATATCTGCACCAGATATTGAACGGTTTATTAAGATTCCACAGATTCTATTAGATTTTAATGAAGGTTTCCTATTTATTGCACCTGCATATCTGCAGGTTCTGTAAAACATCTAATGTTACTGTAATCAGAACCTGCTGGACTTCATTATTCCTTTTTTTGCAAAATATTTTTAGACTGTATGTCTAGTAATTTGTCATTGGCTACTATTTATCAGTGCAGTTTACACAGACTTCTCTTCACAGGTTCTCCTGGAGTTGAGAGATGACGGACTGTATCCTTCCCAATCGGGAAAGGATTCAACAGGAAACGAGTTGGCTTTGGTAGCCCTGGAACCAGCAAGGACCTCCTTGTCAATTGCTGGGGGTCCAACATTGTCCAATGGACATTCAAGTAATAACAGCTTGAATTTGAGGCCGGGAAGTGCTTTTAACCCCGGATTTTCTGATGCTGATGATGGATTTGGTGCTCACAATGCGGCTAGAAAAAGTGAGAAGGGAGGTTTAGCAGGATTGCAGAATATGGGTAACACATGCTTTATGAACAGCGCCCTTCAGTGCTTGGTTCACACTCCCCCACTTGTCGAATATTTCTTGCAAGATTATTCCGATGAGATCAACACCCAAAATCCTTTAGGAATGCATGTAGGTggcttctaatttttttttctagtgCTGGTACTGTTAGTTTATGAAATACACTCTCAACCTCGAATTGCTAACTTATGTTGTAGCTATGTAGGGTGAACTTGCACTTGTATTTGGAGAGTTGTTGAGGAAACTGTGGTCCTCGGGGCGGACTACAATTGCACCACGTCAATTCAAGGGCAAACTTGCGCTATTTGCTCCACAATTTAGTGGTTATAATCAGCATGATTCTCAAGTTAGTAAACATTCTGTTCCATCTAATTCACTTATCTGAGATGAATGCATTTTATTCAtccattaaagtcaattttcttgtTGATGCTAATGCAAGCCAAGCTAAATACTTTTGTTGAAAGAGTGAAAATATAAAGACAATGAgcttctattattttttaatgtgcAAGTTTGAGGTGCTGGTCCTATATGATATCTCTTGTAAGCTTCTTTCTATCGATTTTGATTCTGGAATTGGTGGTtaattattatgtttgatacATTTTGTGATCTAGATGTATTTTTTTCTTCGTGTCCTACTCAATGCCATATTTGATATCATAGTTATGTGGaccttataaaatttataattgtgCTTGTTTTTTActgataaaattatttcatatagGAACTTCTTGCCTTTTTATTGGATGGGCTGCATGAAGATTTGAATCGTGTTAAGCAGAAGCCTTATATTGAATTGAAAGATTGGGGCGGTCGGCCAGATGAGGAGGTTGCAGATGAGTGTTGGAGAAATCATAAGGCTCGTAACGATTCAGTTATAGTGGATGTTTGCCAAGTAAGAAAGCCTgttttgcttttttttattattagtctACTCATTCTCATGGGTAATCTTACAACGCAATGTTGGGTTCTTGTTCCTTTAACAGATTATTAATTGGAAGCTTGTGCTTATGTGGACTATGTTTAGCCTGGCTTTCAGTTGGCTGATTGAGATGTTAATGTTTACAATAATTAGGAGAGATACAAGAATAGATGAGGGTGCATTTTATTTGTCTTATTTGTCATTGATATGTTACTATTAAATATATGGGAACTGCATCTTTTCCTTTAACGAGCAACATACTATGTCAGCCATATTTTACTATAAAGCTTTTCTTGTTTCACCAGGCATCAGTGCTGTTGTTTGCCACATGACTGCCCCTACACTGAACTCTATATTCTTCTATTAACAgtttaaatattgaaaatggCCAGGGTCAATATAAGTCGACGTTAGTTTGCCCCGTTTGCAGCAAGATCTCAATTACATTTGATCCCTTTATGTATTTGTCACTGCCGCTACCTTCAACTGTCACGCGTTCGATGACTATAACAGTGTTTTATGGTGATGGAACTGGTCTGCCCATGCCATACACTGTGTCGGTGCTTAAAAATGGCCTTGTCAGAGATCTTATTCAGTCACTGGCTTCTGTATGCTGTTTGGAAAGAGATGAAAGCCTTCTGCTGGCTGAAGTTAGTTGTTTTTAACTTGTTATCATTTTTGGTCATTGATATATATGTTAGCTGAAGTTTAAGATTTATTACCTTGCAGGTATATGAACATAGGATTTATCGCTTATTTGAAAATCTTTATGAGCAAGTGGTTTCTATAAAGGATGAAGAATATATCGTGGCCTATCGGCTTAAGAAAGAAACAGGGAAACTGAAATTGGAGATCGTTCATCAGGAAAAGTAAGGGCCCGTGAACTTCTAGCTGCCACCTATGAGATATGCAAATTTTGCGCATTTGcttatttttttccatttatgTTGGTGATTATTCATGTTCTcatatttagtaattaaattttgcaTTCTAAACATCACTGATGATGAGTAAAATCTTaacatttggtttgtgatgCATAACATCTAGTGGCATGTGTGGATGTAGTTAGTGAATGATGGgggcttttttttttttttttttttcatttctctgGGATGAAGTATCTGAAATAAAGCTTTGAATTTTTTAGGTCTACACCAGATATTCTAAAAGGCAGTTGGAAGGATTTTGGAACTCCTCTTCTTACTTATTTGGAAGATGACTTGCTAAGTggagttgatattgagttggCTGTTTCTAGACTGCTCTCACCCTTGAGGAGAACATGTTCAGTTGGTGTGGTTCATCATGGCAAGGAAAATGGTTTAGTTTCAGAAGCCATTGGTGAAACATCGAACAGCTGCAATGACCAATCTGAACAGGAAGATGAGGCAATGGAGTGTGTAAAACCAGGAGACACATCCAATGAGGAGTTGTTATTCCAGCTCTTTTTAAGTGATGATAGGTATTCAGCCCACAAGCGAATTTTGAAAAATTCTGTGATAAAATTTGGAGGGAATCGTATAAAAGTTTTTCTGGAGTGGactgaaaatgaaaagaaaacatATGATTCTAGCTATCTGAAGGATCTCCCGGTGGTTTATCATAAGGCTGGGTTTACTGCTAAGAAAACTAGGCAGGAAGCTGTCTCTTTATATTCATGCCTGGAGGCATTTTTGACTGAAGAACCTTTAGGGCCAGATGATATGTGGTACAActttttctgtttctttttacTTGTCTTTTTTGAAAAGGTTCTGTTTCTGCGAATTTGTGTTTACCCCCTTTCTTTTTACGCCAATGTCATTACCTGATGCAGGTATTGCCCTGGCTGTAAAGAGCATAGACAAGCCACCAAGAAGCTAGATTTATGGACATTGCCTCAGATTCTTGTTTTCCACTTAAAGCGATTTTCATACAGCAGATACCTGAAGAACAAACTGGAAACTTTTGTAGATTTTCCCATTCAAAATCTTGATTTGAGCAAATTTGTCGAAAGTAAGGATGGTCGATCTTATGTATATGAACTATATGCCATCAGCAACCATTATGGCGGTCTAGGTGGCGGGCACTATACTGCTTTTGCAAAGGtaaataattatgtttaatgAATGGTTTGAGCATATTTTTCTCCGATGATACATACGGTATGTTGCTGCATGAGACACTGATTTCAAATACTACACCAAATTGTGCAGTTGATGGATGAGAATAGATGGTACAATTTTGACGACAGCCGGGTTGCTCCTGTTAATGAGGCTGATATTAAGACTTCAGCTGCTTACGTGTTGTTCTACCGAAGAGTTGGGACTGAAAAAAAGGCAGGACAGGGAGAGACATCACAGTGTTGAAAGGTAATCGATCCCTGCAGTTATACAATCCCATGCCTTTGGAGCTCAGACGAAGCCGGCATTTTAGCCATTTCGGTCAGCATTTTGAAGATTTCACGGTACAAAGGCACAGATGTATCTATACATACATAACAGGTGGCAGCAGCTGTTACGAGAATCAGTTTGCCAaatcattttattaattcttttggAAGAATCATTGGCTTAATATTAGGTTGCTTATAGATCCCTGTGTTTTTCGAGGGCCTTCAATGATTTTAGACCCAGGATGGGCACATGTGCCAAATAACTGTAGGCAATATGATTTTTTCCCCTCAATTTCATAATATCTGAGGAAAAGCTGAAAGCTTTTTATCCATGATCTAGGAATTGATTATCATTAATTAGAGTAATTATCTTAAGCTTCTATCAtgtcatgtcatatttacatGGAATGTGTGCAAAATTAGAATTATAATATACGGTCATTAAAGATTTTCAATGCTTGACACATGTAGTTGGATTGTTAGAAAGATGACATTGTGTAAGATATGGGTAAAATAGTTTCTCCATTAGTTTTGCAAACTGGGAGGGGAAAAGGGCGACTTACATTTgttttttcagtttttgtttTGACAAATATGCAAAGTCATTGCTATTTGCCTAAAATTTCTCTTGGAAATGGTACGTGGTTTGAAGCAGTTATAGTAATAATAATGAATAGGTGTGGTTGATTGCAAATGAAAAAGGAGATGCAAACTATtaataaagtaaatattttgaataagaTGGATGGCTGATCCAAACAATGTcttgtaaaaataaaactaaatatcCTAAAAACTAATAATTCCCTGCATAGGAGAAAAGGGAAAAGAATGGCTACTAAACTTGAAAGTCTAAACATTGTAATTGTACGAACAAATACTAAAGAGCAATTATGAAGTGAGGTGGGGTTAGCAAAAGAGGCAATGACGGGAATTTAGGGGGAATCGATACCCGACATTGGTGACGGTGAGCTGAAACTAAAGAATAAGATGGATGCTTTTACTTTTTGCTTTGCAGCGTACATCATCTACGCTTATTCTATTTCCATCTCTTTTAACTCACAATTCCGCAGTTCAGTTCCACTCTAAAACCCCCAATAGTATCAACACCGCCATCACACTCCCAATTCCGCTGTTACAAGCGTCCTGTCACAATGAACGGATCAATCACATATGCGGAACTGAAACTATGCTAATTAAATAAACTCAAAACGCTAAAAACAACAACTCACCTTAGCACCAGAAATGGACAAGTAACCAGTTGAAGAACTCTCCGGCGCAGCTGGTGTAATTCCGCTACTGCCACTGCTACTTCCGCTTGAACTGCTATTACTGCTACTGTTAGTACTCACGGAACCCGCTGTAGAAAATCCAAGTGAATAGGCCGGCGTTCCGTCCGGTTTAAATAAACCGTAATTCCTCTCAGAAGCAGGCCCTGGCTTCATATTCTCATTAAATAAAGCGAACACGTAAATGTTCAACTCATTATTAGGCCTCACCGGAGTTCCTTTCCTTTGACAAATGATCTTCATCAGATTTCCATTATACTTCTTGGCATTTTCAGAAGTAGCACCCGCCTCATCCGCATCTCCTTTAGATGGCCAGCCGGTTTCCGATATATGAACCGGCAACTTCTTGTAACCTAAAGACGATAAAGCCGAGTAAACAGCGTCGATCTGAGCAAACAACATGTTGTCGTAGTGCAGATTGGAGACCGGATCTGTAACGCCTTGATTTGGTTGGAACAGAACGAAGTCCAAGCTCACTTGTTTAGGGTTTGCTTTGTAAGCGAAGTAAGGATACGCATTAATCAAAAACGGAGATCCAGTTTTGAGGTGGAAATCCAAAATGGGAGTCAAACAACCGACCAGATCTCGCCGAAAAGCTCCGGCGGACGGTGGATAAGAGGTTTCCATAACGGCGAGAGAATGCGCGGTGGTGACACTGACCTGTTTATCAAGACCTAAGTTGAGAAGC
Coding sequences within it:
- the LOC126679329 gene encoding ubiquitin carboxyl-terminal hydrolase 9-like, which produces MTMIADSGDCSMIEKGGGESPSTPQQEKQIVDELMHESERCLKDGNLYYVISYRWFATWERYVSQDNDSNMVDGEPSNSQYFDVVPLSTADRPGPIDNSDIVQNGSNSEADDLELSKTLLERRDYVLVPQQVWDKLLQWYKGGPALPRKMISEGGSNKKQFRVEVYPLQLKVIDSQDHMEFTIRLSKKASLHQLYEKVCAIRGTEREKIIIWDYFNKQKHSSLVESNSTLEESNLQMDQEVLLELRDDGLYPSQSGKDSTGNELALVALEPARTSLSIAGGPTLSNGHSSNNSLNLRPGSAFNPGFSDADDGFGAHNAARKSEKGGLAGLQNMGNTCFMNSALQCLVHTPPLVEYFLQDYSDEINTQNPLGMHGELALVFGELLRKLWSSGRTTIAPRQFKGKLALFAPQFSGYNQHDSQELLAFLLDGLHEDLNRVKQKPYIELKDWGGRPDEEVADECWRNHKARNDSVIVDVCQGQYKSTLVCPVCSKISITFDPFMYLSLPLPSTVTRSMTITVFYGDGTGLPMPYTVSVLKNGLVRDLIQSLASVCCLERDESLLLAEVYEHRIYRLFENLYEQVVSIKDEEYIVAYRLKKETGKLKLEIVHQEKSTPDILKGSWKDFGTPLLTYLEDDLLSGVDIELAVSRLLSPLRRTCSVGVVHHGKENGLVSEAIGETSNSCNDQSEQEDEAMECVKPGDTSNEELLFQLFLSDDRYSAHKRILKNSVIKFGGNRIKVFLEWTENEKKTYDSSYLKDLPVVYHKAGFTAKKTRQEAVSLYSCLEAFLTEEPLGPDDMWYCPGCKEHRQATKKLDLWTLPQILVFHLKRFSYSRYLKNKLETFVDFPIQNLDLSKFVESKDGRSYVYELYAISNHYGGLGGGHYTAFAKLMDENRWYNFDDSRVAPVNEADIKTSAAYVLFYRRVGTEKKAGQGETSQC
- the LOC126679332 gene encoding glucan endo-1,3-beta-glucosidase 11-like, with the protein product MEFGHLCVSLLLSISALIMVDSIGINYGQIANNLPSPDNVVPLVKAIGASQVKLYDADPRVLRAFAHTGVEFIVGLGNEYLSKMRDPHKAEAWIKSNVQPYLPATKIICITIGNEVLTFNDTSLSNCLLPAMQSVHTALLNLGLDKQVSVTTAHSLAVMETSYPPSAGAFRRDLVGCLTPILDFHLKTGSPFLINAYPYFAYKANPKQVSLDFVLFQPNQGVTDPVSNLHYDNMLFAQIDAVYSALSSLGYKKLPVHISETGWPSKGDADEAGATSENAKKYNGNLMKIICQRKGTPVRPNNELNIYVFALFNENMKPGPASERNYGLFKPDGTPAYSLGFSTAGSVSTNSSSNSSSSGSSSGSSGITPAAPESSSTGYLSISGAKDACNSGIGSVMAVLILLGVLEWN